Within the Gammaproteobacteria bacterium genome, the region GTGCCATCTTTAATAATGGTTATCGCATCGGTTAACCTAAAGATCTCTTCTAACCGATGAGAAATATAAATAATGGTGACACCCTTTTCTTTTAACTCTCTGAGTTTTTCAAAAAGGACCGAAATTTCTTTATCGGACAAGATCGCTGACGGCTCATCTAAGATCAATATATTGACATTTTTTGCCAACGACTTAGCAATCTCAACCATCTGTTGATAAGCAATACTTAAATCGCCTAAGCGGGTTGTTGGATCAATTTCAAACCCAAGCTGATCAAGTGCCAACTTAGCTAAACTGTTTATTTGGTTGGTATTAATTAACTGACTACCAAACCCTAAATCAGCCAAGAATATATTTTCAGCCACCGTTAAATCGGGAGAAAGCGCTAACTCTTGGTGAATAATGCCAATGTTATGTGCTTGGCTTTGCTTTGGGCTAGTGAAGTGAACGTCCTGACCATCGATGTTAATCGTGCCACCATCTTTGATATGGATGCCTGAAAGGATCTTCATTAAGGTCGACTTGCCCGCCCCATTCTCTCCCACTAGCGCATGAATAGAGCCTTTTTTAACTTTAAGATCGACGCTCTTTAAGGCACGGATACCACCAAAATTTTTCTGAACATTATTAATAACGATCGAATATTCACTGTTAATTTTATCCAACTGATCCCCCTGTTTATTTTTATATTAATTAAGCCCTTTAGCGGCCCAGTGGGCGCTAAAGGGCAAGTGCGAGCAGTGGCTTAATAAAGTGACTTCGCGTCATAGACTTTATCGACATTCTCTTTAGTAATTAATACAGGTGGGATATAAACATAATCTGGAGATTCAGTTTCACCGGCATGATATTTTTCAATAATATCGAGGATTGTTTTGGTTAATGTATTTGGATTATTCGAAGCTGTTGCTTGGAGTTCACCGCGCTGAATAGCTTCAAGGCCTCTTTTATAACCATCGTGTGAATATACTTTGACTTGATCAAGTTTATTGGCTGCTTTTAATGCCCGAATCGCGCCTAAGCCCATATCGTCCATTTCACTATATACACAGTTAAGATCATCACCTTGGGCTACAATCAAATCTTCCATCGCTTTTAAACCACCTTGCTGATCCCAGTTACCCCAGGCTTGGCTCAAAATAGTTAAGTTAGTCGTGTTATATTTGCGAATTTGTGTTTCCATCACTCCTAATAAAAAGTTGTTGCTGCGCTTAGCGCCAACCAAGTTGCCTTGATTACCACTAATCAGTACACATTTCATTGGCTTATTACCAAATTGTTCGACTGCAAACTCACCAATTAGACGATTGTTTACCGCATTATTAGCCATTACCCGCGTTACCACGGGCGCTTCTAATGAAATATCGCTATCGAGAATAAACGTCGCGACACCGCGGCGTTTAGCTATTTCGGCAATTCTTTTTCCCGCAGCAGGATCTTGCGGGTTGAGGATCAGGTAATCGATATCTTGTGACAGCATGTCTTCAACGTCTGAAATTTGCTTATTCATATCGCTACGCGCATCAGTAATAATTAGTTCAAACCCTTTTTCTTTACCGTGAATTTTCATGTACTCAGTTAAGCCATTGAAAAAAGCACCATTTAAAGTTCGATTAGAAAAACCAATTTTAATTTTATCTGTCGCCATTGCTGGACTTATAGTAATCGCACTTAATAGCGCACCTATTATTAACTTTTTCATTAAAACATCTCCTTTTCTATATAGTTTAATATTATTGTTGTGAGTAGCTTTACGCTGAATATGTGTTAGATATAGATCCCTCCTGTTGTTGTGATAATTGCAAACTTAACTGACCAATTTTCTCGCGTAATAAACGCTCAAATTCAGGTTTAACGGCGAGCTCACCAAATAACATATTGTTACTGGCATAAACTTTAATCGGATCTTTGCTTTGGAACATCGCGGCCACAGCTTGTTTGTCAGCAATACCGTCGAGGTATTCATAAGGAAGGCTGTCTTGGTGCCATCTTTCCAAAAAGATAAAGAAGAAGGCCGGCAATACCGCCGTCGCTTCTGGAGAGTGATTTCTTTGGTAGCAATCGAGCAAAGTCGGCGTAATCATCGCCGGCATTTTAGAAAAACCATCAGCGGCTACGCGTTGGTTCGTGTCTTGAATATTAGGATTGGCAAAACGCTCTAGCACCACATCGCGATAATTTTCTAAATCAATATCAACATGGGCCAAACTAGGTATTACGTCATACGTGACATAATCAAATACTAAATTACGCACAAAATCTATTGCAACACTTTCATATATAAATGATTTACCAAGCAGCGTACCGGCCCAGGCAATGCAACTATGCGTGGCATTTAAAATTCTAATTTTAGCTTCTTCGTACGGCACTACACAATCGACCAACTCGACACCGACACTCGCCAAATCAGGGCGTGGACCACTAAAGTTATCTTGGATCACCCATTGAATATATGATTCAGCCATCACGGGTGCATTATCGATGATGCCAGTTTTATCTTTGATCCGTTGCGGTAATTCTGCGCTTGGACGCGGAGTAATACGATCCACCATGCTATTAGGGCAGGTAACATTGCTGGCTACCCATTCGAGTAATGCTTGATCTTGCTGCAGTGCTAGAAACTCAATTAAGCCGCCCTGAAAACGATCGCCGTTATGACGTAAATTATCGCAGTTAAGCAAGGTAACCGGGCCATGATTAGCCGCCATTCTACGGCGTAAAATTTGAGCCACCACGCCATAAATCGTTTGAGTGCCGCCGGCTAAATCGGCCTGAATATCGTCGCTATTTAGATCCAACTTATTATTAGGATCTAAATAATATCCTCCTTCGGTCACGGTAAAAGCAACCACCTTGGTTGATGCCAAGGCTCCAGTATTAATTAAAGGCGCTAAGCCTTCTTGCCAAGGGATAATGGTTTTTATTGAGCTGATCTTTTGATATTTGCATTCGCCTTGCGGAGAAATAGTCTCTAATACGTACTCCCCTTGTTGATCACGCAAGGTCAAGGCAATCGCTTCATCATTACACCGCATATTACCTGCGGTAATAGACCAACGATTGTCACCAGCCTCTATCAACTGTTGCAAATACCAAGCCTGATGTGAACGATGAAATCCGCCCAAACCGATGTGGAGCCATGTATAACAATGTGAATCACTCAAACTATTAACCTTTAATTAACCTTTCGTTAAAGTCACTATAAATCACAGCCGAATATTTGTCCACAACAAGATCAATTGTTCACATTCGAATATAAGACCAAGAATTCATCTTATGTTTCTACTTGGGTATTCAAAGCTTGGTGATGAGAACAAGTAGTTTTTTGGCCACCGCTATCTCTATACACATCAGCGATGTAAAATGACGAAAATAGACTCGTTTAACTTTTATTCGCAGCGCTTGCTTCGTAGTTCTTGCTTGCCATCTCTAATAAATATGGTGAATAAGGTGATGATTTCAATTGATTGCTATATTTCCTGAGCCATATATCAATGCCACAACGCTAGATACACCAGCATAAGAATCAAGGTATACTGCGACAGAAATCAGCATTAGAAGCTTAAATTTGTGTTGGGCTGGCGCAACCCAAAACATTTAAAATTACACTAGGGAATTACAGGTGAAAGCAGAACACAAATTAGATAGTCTGGTGAGAGCTGCATGGCTATATTACGTAGCAGGAAAAAACCAAAGCGAAATTGCAGTTATTTTAGGTGTATCACGCCCCGCGGTGCAGCGCATGATAGCTTCGGCCAATGAGGAAGGAATAATTTCGATCGATATTAAACACCCGGTTGCAATATGTCTTGAATACGAAAAAATGCTTCAGGAAAAGTTTAATTTATCACTGTGTCGAATTGTTCCTTACGAAAAAAATAGTGGTTCTGATCATAAAACATTAGTGTCTTATGGTGCCTCGCAAGTAATTTCACAGTATATAAAACAAGACGAGCCCTTAACCATTGGCCTTGGTTCAGGGTTAACCTTAAAACTCTCGATAAACAATCTAGAAAACATTAATAAAAGCCAACACCAATGTATCGCTCTCATTAGCCAGATGAATTCAGATGGCCTGTGTAATTATTACGATGACGTGCCGATGTTGTTTGCTGATAAAATTAAAGCGGGTTACTACCAATTGCCCGCTCCTTTGTACTCTACGAATGAGCAAAGTCATAAAGTATGGTGCAGCACCGACTTGTATCAACAAATGGCACTTAAAGCGAGCAATGCTGATGTGATTTTTATTGGTATAGGGTCAATTGGCGAGTCCAGCCCGATCGTATCGAACGGCTTTATCAATGACAAGGAATCGCAAGCACTGCAAAAGAAAGGTGCTGTCGGCGAACTTTTAGGTCGATTCTTTGACCATCAAGGGCAAGTAATCAAACATCCGATCAATACTCGGGTAACAAGTCATGACCTTCGTCAAAGCAACAAAGCGGCGATCATCGGAATTGCCTCTGGCTCAGAAAAACAAACCGCAATTTTAGCGTCGCTGCGAGGAAAATGGATTAACGGCTTAATTACCGACGAACAGACCGCAAGATGGTTACTTACCCAATAATTTTATATTGATTTGATCATTATCAAATGATTGATTTTGGTCGAATAAAAATTCAATATCACCATTTTTTCATGATTAAGCCATTGTGTGAATTTGCCTTTATTGAACAATTCTTATACATTTAACTTACTTTTACGACTAGGTCTTGAATGAAAAATGAATAGGTTTACGCTGGTGTTACTTACCTTTTGCGCGACGATATTTGTTACTCAACCAGTATTGGCAGCTAAAAAGGTTTTTCGCTGGCGTTTAGCTGAAAGCTGGCCAACCAATTTCCCGATCTTCGGCGATACCTCGAAACAAATGGTTAAGTTAGTCAAAGAAATGTCTAACGGGCGCCTAATCATTCAGATCCATTCAAAAAACAAACATAAAGCCCCGTTCGGAATTTTTGACATGGTTAAAACAGGCCAATATCAAATGGGTCATTCCGCGGCCTATTATTGGAAAAATATCGATACCAATACGATGTTTTTTACCACCATGCCTTTTGGTATGGTGGCATCCGAGAGCTACGCCTGGTTTTATTATGGCGGCGGCATGGCATTAATGAAAAAAGTTTTCTCACGTCATAATATGCTGTCATTTCCCGGTGGTAATACCGGCAATCAAATGGGTGGATGGTTTAAACGAGAAATTAATTCGATTGATGATTTGCAGGGATTGCGTATTCGTATTCCCGGCTTTGCCGGTGAGATTTTAGCTGAACTAGGGGCTAAACCAGTCAACATTCCAGCAGGTGAGTTATACACTGCATTAAAACGCAATACCATTGATGCCGTTGAGTGGGTCGGTCCTTCGCTTGATTTAAGGATGGGTTTTCACAAAATAGCGCCGTTCTATTATACCGGTTGGCATGAACCAGCGACCGAGTTACAGTTTATGGTCAACAGCCGCGCTTATCATTCGTTACCAAAAGATTTACAGCAGATCCTTACTACCGCCATGAAAGCTAGCGCTTTTGATATGTACGCAAGATCGATTCACGAATCGGGGAAAAATCTAGCAAAAATAAACAAAAACTACCCCGCAATTAAAATAAAAACGTTTCCGCGCGAGGTCATGTTGGCATTAAGAAAGAAAAACCAACAATTGCTCGATCAATTTGCTGAAAAAGATGCTCTGACCAAAGAAATTATTCAATCGCAACGTACTTATCAAAAACAAGTGCGAGCATGGACCAAAATTTCAGATCAAGCCTACCTCAATAGCGCCGACTAATACCGATAAGTTCGCTCAACTGCAACCATATTGCTCATAAATATAGCAATGGGGTTGCAGTTTTAGTCATGACTAGTA harbors:
- a CDS encoding sugar-binding transcriptional regulator translates to MKAEHKLDSLVRAAWLYYVAGKNQSEIAVILGVSRPAVQRMIASANEEGIISIDIKHPVAICLEYEKMLQEKFNLSLCRIVPYEKNSGSDHKTLVSYGASQVISQYIKQDEPLTIGLGSGLTLKLSINNLENINKSQHQCIALISQMNSDGLCNYYDDVPMLFADKIKAGYYQLPAPLYSTNEQSHKVWCSTDLYQQMALKASNADVIFIGIGSIGESSPIVSNGFINDKESQALQKKGAVGELLGRFFDHQGQVIKHPINTRVTSHDLRQSNKAAIIGIASGSEKQTAILASLRGKWINGLITDEQTARWLLTQ
- a CDS encoding mannitol dehydrogenase family protein, giving the protein MSDSHCYTWLHIGLGGFHRSHQAWYLQQLIEAGDNRWSITAGNMRCNDEAIALTLRDQQGEYVLETISPQGECKYQKISSIKTIIPWQEGLAPLINTGALASTKVVAFTVTEGGYYLDPNNKLDLNSDDIQADLAGGTQTIYGVVAQILRRRMAANHGPVTLLNCDNLRHNGDRFQGGLIEFLALQQDQALLEWVASNVTCPNSMVDRITPRPSAELPQRIKDKTGIIDNAPVMAESYIQWVIQDNFSGPRPDLASVGVELVDCVVPYEEAKIRILNATHSCIAWAGTLLGKSFIYESVAIDFVRNLVFDYVTYDVIPSLAHVDIDLENYRDVVLERFANPNIQDTNQRVAADGFSKMPAMITPTLLDCYQRNHSPEATAVLPAFFFIFLERWHQDSLPYEYLDGIADKQAVAAMFQSKDPIKVYASNNMLFGELAVKPEFERLLREKIGQLSLQLSQQQEGSISNTYSA
- a CDS encoding substrate-binding domain-containing protein translates to MKKLIIGALLSAITISPAMATDKIKIGFSNRTLNGAFFNGLTEYMKIHGKEKGFELIITDARSDMNKQISDVEDMLSQDIDYLILNPQDPAAGKRIAEIAKRRGVATFILDSDISLEAPVVTRVMANNAVNNRLIGEFAVEQFGNKPMKCVLISGNQGNLVGAKRSNNFLLGVMETQIRKYNTTNLTILSQAWGNWDQQGGLKAMEDLIVAQGDDLNCVYSEMDDMGLGAIRALKAANKLDQVKVYSHDGYKRGLEAIQRGELQATASNNPNTLTKTILDIIEKYHAGETESPDYVYIPPVLITKENVDKVYDAKSLY
- a CDS encoding TRAP transporter substrate-binding protein, encoding MNRFTLVLLTFCATIFVTQPVLAAKKVFRWRLAESWPTNFPIFGDTSKQMVKLVKEMSNGRLIIQIHSKNKHKAPFGIFDMVKTGQYQMGHSAAYYWKNIDTNTMFFTTMPFGMVASESYAWFYYGGGMALMKKVFSRHNMLSFPGGNTGNQMGGWFKREINSIDDLQGLRIRIPGFAGEILAELGAKPVNIPAGELYTALKRNTIDAVEWVGPSLDLRMGFHKIAPFYYTGWHEPATELQFMVNSRAYHSLPKDLQQILTTAMKASAFDMYARSIHESGKNLAKINKNYPAIKIKTFPREVMLALRKKNQQLLDQFAEKDALTKEIIQSQRTYQKQVRAWTKISDQAYLNSAD